AACGGGCGTGCTGATTTTAACAGAGAACGATTATGCCCTGCTAAACGACATTAAAGTTTTCCTCGAAGAATTAGCGCCAAGTCGCGGCTCTTATCAACATCCGTCGAATGCTCATTCGCATTTGCGGTCCATGATGCTACCGCCTGACAAAACCTTGCCTATCATCAATGGAAGGGTGGAGTTTGGTACGTGGCAGTCGTTGCTTTTTGTGGAGACTGATGTTTACGCGAGGCAGAGAACCCTGATTATCCAAATCATGGGCGAGCAATAGCACACACGCGTTCCCGAGCAGTTTTTCGCTTATCGTGCAACAGAGAAATTTCTGAACCCATTCTTTTTAATGATTTAATTATAAATTCGTAAGTACTAATTTAATTTTTTAACTGTTAATTGTGAAAAATTACAATTCGAGCTAATTTCGCATGGCTTGAAATACGGAGTTCTTAACGCTTGGAAGCCAAAAACCGCAAAATGATGAGTTGGGAGCGTTGAAAACGTGTTGAAATACAATCAATAAAGGGGAGAAATGGGCGTCGGCACCTATTTTGTTAGCTTGCAGGGTTTCGCGAGATGAAAAAATCAGCAGTTTCTTCCCTCTGCAGTGTTTTTAGGTCTGTTGTGTTGCATGTATATATAAGGTTCGTTCGTCTTCGAGAAAAGTTAGCCGCGCTCAGGCTTAATCTGCTTATTGGCGCCGCGGGGTCTCATGCGGGCTTTCTTTTTTTCTGCTGCCATCAAGGCAGGCTTTTTTTCTAACACGTCAGGTTCCGCTTCCTCTACAGGTAAGCTATCTACGGCGTCAGGGAAGTCTTCGGTGGTTGCTTGTTGTGCGCCGTGTTCAAGCATTGTTTTGATGGCGCGGTCTACGTCGCCTGGTTTAACGTTTATGCCTAAGGTTGCGTCCATAAGCACCACCGCCTCAAAACCAAGTTGCCGCGCGTCAAGAACTGTATAGAAAACGCAGTAATCGGTGGCTAAACCGCTTATGAAGAGACGCTTAACTCCCCGCATCTCCAGTTCTTTAGCTAGGGGTGTGCCGTCAAAAGCGGAGTACGCTTCATGTTTAGGATCTGTTGCTTTAGAAATAATCACTGTATTCTGGGGCAGTTTTAGGGTTGGGCTGAATTCTGCACCTTTAGTGTTTTGGACACAGTGAGGCGGCCAAGGACCACCCTGCGCTTTAAAGGACATGTGGTTTGGGGGATGCCAATCTCGAGACGCTAAAATGCTCGCGTTAGCTATCTCAAACCGTTTAATGTATTCGTTTATCACTGGGATGATTTGGTCGCCGTTAGCAACTGGCAAAGCACCGCCAGGTAAGAAATCAATTTGGATATCAGTCACTAAAAGGGCATCTGAATTGGTTAGAATGTATGTGGTTTTCAAGCAAGTCACACCTTTAAAATAACCTGTTTTGTTTTTTAAGACTATCTTCAATAGAAGATACTAGTATGGGATAAACTTTTTTGCCATTGGTGGTTCACGGAAAAGTAATTAAGCCGTCTTGCCTACTTTTGAAATGGTGAACAATATGACGGTGTTAGCGTATGTACTCTTTAAGGTAGCGTCAGGAACCGAGCGCGAAGTCGCTCAAAAACTCACCGAATTCGACGAAGTTTTGCAGGCGGACATTATTTTCGGCGAATATGACGTGATTGCCTTGTTGTCAACGAAGGATTTGGAGAAGTTGGAAGACTTTGTTTCGGATAGTATCAGAACAGTACCTAACGTACTTGTAACGTCAACCATGATTATCTCAAGGGAGTACAAGGGCAAAAAACAGAAAAAATAGCCGTCAACACTTTTTTGTGAATAGATATTCTTTTAGCCAAAGCCCTGCACAGTCACCTGCTTTTTTCATCATGCGGTATTCGCTTTCCGTAGCGCTACAGAACAGCAAAACAATGGAGAAATTGCACTTATTCTTTAACTTTCTTTTGTCAGTCATGGGCTTTTTTAACTTTTAAATGTAAAAAGTGAACATTCGATTATTTTTCGCTTTATATAAGCTACCAAAAAACAAAATCGCATACAAAACACCATTAAAAAAGTTCGCTATAACGTCAAATAAGCGGACAATGCACAATAAGGAAGCAATAAACAGAGCTTAAACGAGCAAAAGAGAGCAAAGGCAGACTAAAAATACTCATGTATGACACATTAAACCTGTTTTGACCTTTTTTATGCGGTATGGAGGGCTTCAGTTGATTGTTAAGCGTGTATGAATATATAAGGTTCGTTAATTTTCGATAATTCAGTGCCTTTTAGCCTGCCAAAAAGTACAAAACAAGATTTTCTGTGTTTGGGCGATGCTTTTGTATACACAGCAAGGATAGGCTTATCTTTAAACCAAACACAATACTAATCAGGCGTCACTATGCAAACAAAAAATAAAACTTACATAACAAGTCGTGACATGCGAGCTTTAGAAACTAACGCTGAGTACTTCAGCATAAGCCTACTTCAATTAATGGAAAATGCCGGACGCAACATAGCCCAAGAAATTACGTCTCGCTTCTCAAAAGAGAAGAAGGTTTTGATTTTTTGTGGTTTAGGAGGAAACGGGGGCGACGGGTTTGTTGCAGCAAGGCATCTGTTGGCAGCAGGCCACAATGTGGAGGTTGTTCTTGTTGGCAGGAGCCGAGACATTAGTCATGAAGCAGCGTTGAAAAACTTTGTTGCACTGCAAAGCTTGCAGGATAGTGTTCCAGTCTATGAAGTGACTGACAGCACGCTCATACCTAAAGTGACCGCGGATGTTGTTGTTGACGCTTTACTGGGCACAGGAACCAAAGGAAAACTTAAACCGCCAATCTCGCAAGTGGTGGAGTACATCAACTCACTAAAGGGGTTTAAAATTGCAGTAGATGTGCCAACAGGAATAGATTCAGATACTGGCGACGTTTTAGGCACTGCCGTAAAAGCGGATTTGACAGTAACGTTTCATAAGGCAAAGGCTGGATTGGAAAAAGCCAAAAAACACGTTGGCAAACTTGCTGTAGCGGACATTGGTTTGCCTACTGAGATGGAGCAGTTTGCTGGTCCAGGCGATGTTTTACTTGCTAAAAAACCGCGTGCCTCAACAGCTCACAAGGGCGACTTTGGGCGACTTCTCGTTGTCGGCGGAAGCGAAGTGTTCTCTGGTGCTCCAACACTGGTTTCGTTAGCTGCCCTGCGCACTGGTGTAGACATTGTTTATCTTGCTGCTCCTGAGAAGACGGCTTATTCGATTGCTTCGATGTCCCCTGACTTGATAACGATAAAGCTAGAGGACAACAATTTAAACCCGCACAACATTGAAACACTCAAGCCCTACTTGCGCTTGGTGGATGCTGTCGTTGTTGGTCCTGGCTTGGGTTTAAATTCTGAAACCACTAAATTCGTTGAGGCATTTGTTGGAGAGGTGGAGGCTGCTGGGAAGCCACTGCTTTTAGATGCTGATGGGCTTAAAGCGTATGCGAATTTCAAGCGAGCGTTAAAGGTTTCGCTTGTTTTGACTCCGCACGCGGGCGAATATGCCATATTAACTGGTGAAGCATTGCCTGAAAACCAAAAAGACCGCATCTCTGCAATACAGAAGACTGCAAAACAGCTTGGCGCTGTCATCTTGGTAAAGGGTAAAGTGGATATTGTTTGCGATTCAGAGAGGGCAAAGTTGAATTTCACAGGTAACCCAGGTATGACTGTTGGCGGAACAGGAGACGTTCTAAGCGGCATTGTCGGCGGTTTGCTTGCCCAAAATGGTGACGCGTTTGAAGCCGCTGTGGCTGGGGCGTTTGTTAATGGTGCGGCTGGTGATTTTGTAGCCAGCGAAATCGGTTTCCACATGGTTGCCACAGACATTCTTGAGTGGATTCCTAAAGTTTTGGATGACCCTATGTGCCATGTGAAGGTGCGCAAGCCAAGTGAGCACTGAACCTGAAGCACAGAAGCCGTCTTTTCCCGTCAGGATTGCTATATATCATGCAGCTCAGGATGACCCGAAGAAGAACACTGCACTTAGGCTGAGCCGTCGAGGATACGCTAGGATAGTAAATAAAATACGGTTTCTGCCAAAACGAGCTATAGTGTTAAATCCGTTTGGAGAAATCGCTTTTTCTCCTGCTGACCGCGAGCGAGTTGAGCAGTTTGGCTTGGTTGCGCTGGATTGCAGTTGGGAGCACGCTCAAAAGGTCCTGGGCAAACATGTACGTGGAACAAGCCGATGCTTGCCCGTCTTGATTGCAAGCAACCCTGTGAATTTTGGAAAGTTGACGAAGTTGACGACTGCTGAGGCGATTGCCGCTGCCTTGTACATTGTTAGGTTCAAGAAGGAGTCAGAGGAGCTTTTGTCGATTTTCACGTGGGGACACACCTTCTTTGAAGTCAATGGCATGTTGCTTGATAATTACGTGACTGCTAAGGATAGCGCAGAAATCGTGGAGATGCAAACTCGACTTTTGAAAGGCAAAAAGTGTGATTGAAACTGTGTTTTGTTGATGCTTTTGTATACGGCATCATGAAACCCTTATAATTAACCATGCAAAATGATGGTTAAGCGCAGTTATGGAGAATTGAAGTTTGGAAATTATTACCAATTTCTACTTGTTTTTAGCTTCAGTTCTGCTAATATCGCTCACTGGAGTTTTGATGCCTGGGCCGCTGTTCGCTGTTACGCTTGAGAAAGCATCGAAAAGCAAAATCGCGGGTGCCTTAATCGCAGTTGGGCACGGGATTGTGGAGTTTCCGTTGATGTTTCTGATTTTCTTTGTGCTCAGCCAATTTGAAATCCCAAGTCTTGTGCAGGTTGCAGTTGGATTAATTGGCGGCGCTTTGATGATTTTCATGGGCATACAAACTTTTAGAAACAGGCACAAACAAGAAACAGTAGCCATTAATGTGAAGCGTGAGTCGATTCTTGCAGGTGTTTACACGACAGCAGCAAACGCTGGTTTCATACTTTGGTGGCTAACCATCGGCACTACTCTGATTTTGAATGCTCAATTGTTTGGGCTTTTAGGGTTTTCCATCTTTGCAGGCGTGCATTGGCTGTGTGATTTCTCATGGTACACGGTGGCGGCTCTGCTGATTTTCAAGTCGCAACGCTTCTGGACACAGCGCACGAGAATAGGAATTACGCTTTTTTGCGTGGCGGTTTTCATTGGGTTTGGAGCGTACTTTATGGGTTCAGCGTTGTGGTCACTATTCGCATAGTTAAATAGACTGTTTAGGTAAAGGTTAATTTATGGAATTCAAAGTTGAAAACGCAACCCTGCAACTAGTCAAAGGTGACATAACCGATGTTGAAGCTGACGCCATAGTAAACGCGGCAAACTCTACACTTCTGGGCGGTGGAGGAGTAGACGGCGCGATACACCGCAAAGGTGGACCAAAAATCCTAGAAGAATGTAAACGAATAAGGGCTACATTATGGCCAGATGGACTGCCAACAGGAAAAGCAGTAATTACTTCAGGTGGCAACCTTAAAGCCAAGCATGTTATCCACACCGTTGGTCCCGTTTGGCTGGGAGGCTTTCATGTTGAAGCTGAACTCTTAAAGCAAGCCTACAGGAACTCACTAAAACTTGCAGTTTCTAATGGGCTTAGAACTGTTGCTTTTCCGTCGATCAGCACCGGAGCATACGAGTACCCCATTGAAGAAGCCAGCCTCATCGCTGTGAGAACAGTCAAAGATTTCTTGGAAAAAGAAGACAGGCTTGACAGGGTTATTTTTGTGCTGTTTTCTGAGCGAGACTTCCAAATCTACCAAAAAGCAGCTGAAAGCCTGTTTTAAAGAAGCATATATTTTTATCTATTGCAGTTGGTCGATTACTTGTTGATATTTTTTATCGGTGAAGTTCTGGTTAAACGTGATAAAGCTTGTTTGCATCTCGTTTTGCTCTTTCTCAGTGAAGTATGCCATTGAGGGGTAAAAGAAGTGTGCGTCTTCCTTTTCGATGTGTGCTGGGTAGAGTTTCACAAGAGTGTTTAGCAGGTCAAGAATGTGCGTTAGGGCTTCTTGTTTTCCCTCGATGTATTCCCCCTTGGCATTGTCGAGAGCAGTTACGGTGCGCCTAGCAACCCCATGCTCAATCATTAGCTCCATCATCACTTTTTGGTCTGTCTCGTTTAGGTTCCGCTGAGAGAGAGCTCTAAAGAGGATGCCTTCTTCTTTGCCATGGTGGAACCTGTCAGCGTATGTGCGGAAGAAATCCACAGCAGTGGCGAGATAATTTGGGTTTGCTGCCTTTGCCGCCTCTATCTGCCCAATTTCTTTTTTGATTTTTTCAACAGCTTGCAAAATCAGCTTGTGCTCGATAACCAACATATCAACAGGCAAAGCCAACGTTAATACTTCCCCAGTAGATAATGCATGACCGATTTTTATACCCTACGAACACCAACACATAAAAAACCGAAAATCACCGCACATTTCCAACACACTGCTTGTGCAAACCTCACAACTAACGCAAAACCCAAAACAAACCCAAAAACCAAAAAACAACCAACCACACAACCCACAAGTTGATGTTGTGAAGGGGAAGGGTCACACACAACAACTACTAAAGAAAAACAAGCCAACCAAAGGAAAACATAAAAATCCAAGACCAAAACTATCTATAAAAGCTAAAAAACAAACCCACGGTAAGGCTGCATGACAGAAAAACGAGACTACTACGAAGTCCTGGGCGTACAAAAAAACGCAACCAAAGACCAAATCAAAGACGCATACCGAAAACTAGCCCTAAAATACCATCCAGACCGCAACAAAGAACCAGGCGCAGAAGACAAATTCAAAGAAATCAGCGAAGCATACGCAGTCCTATCTGACGACCAAAAACGCCAACAATACGACACACTCGGACACGCAGGATTTGACCAACGATACACAAGCGAAGACATCTTCCGCGGAGCAGACTTCGACAGCATATTCCGCGACATGGGCTTCGGAGACCTCTTCCGCACCATATTCGGCGGTTCACCCTTCGGCGAATACCGCCAACAACGCAACCGCGGAGAAGATATCGCATATGAACTCAAGATAACGCTGCAAGAAGCAGCCAAAGGCACCGAAAAAGAAATTGAAATTCCAAGAACCGAAAAATGCGAAGTCTGCAACGGCACAGGCGCAGCACCAGGCACCAACCCCAAAATGTGTCCCAAATGTCACGGAACAGGACACGTAGAAAACGTTAGCCAAAGCGCGTTTGGCATGTACATGCGTATGGTGTCAGCTTGTCCAACCTGCAAAGGAAAAGGGCAACTGATAGAAACACCCTGCACCAATTGTCGTGGGTCTGGACTGGTTAAGAAGCGCCGAAAAATCAGCGTTAAAGTTCCACCCGGCATTGATGAAGGTTACCAGCTTAGGCTTCGCGGTGAAGGCGAAATGGCGCCAAACGGCGGCGAAGCAGGCGACTTATACGTTATAGTGCATGTTCTGCCGCATCCGCAGTTTGTTCGGGAAGGCGATGACCTCTGGCACCTTGCCATGATTACTTATCCACAAGCCGCGTTAGGAGCGGAGATTTCTGTGCCAACCATAGACGGCGAAACTTCGCTTAAGATTCCCGCTGGAACTCAACCAGGCGAAGTGATTACTCTTAGGGGTAAGGGTATGCCTCGTTTTCGTGGTTACGGCAGAGGCGATTTGCTGGTTCGTGTGGGTGTTGAGGTCCCTAAGAAGTTGAGTAGCAAACAGAGGGCGCTTGTGGAGCAGTTGGCTAAAGAGCTTGGTTCTGAAGCGGGGAAGAAAAGCAAATTTTCCTTCTGATACAGCGTGCTTTCAAGCGTGGGAGCAGTAACATAAAACTTTTAAACGTAACTACACAAACTAGCAATTAAGCGAAGGGGTTAATTGAATGGTTAATTTAGATGTTGCATTAATCAATTTGATTGTGACAATAATCGTCAACATCATTTTTATTTCGCCAGTTCTGTGGATTTCTGGCAGGCTCTTAGTTGGCAAGGCAAAGGCAAAATTCACGGATGCGCTGTGGATTGTTGTTTTAGGCACAGTGATCAGCTCGATTTTCGGGTATTTCTTTCAAGGAATCATTGCTTCGCTGATACTGCTTGTGATTACTCTGGGTTTGGTGAAGCATTTCTTTGACTGCGGCTGGCTCAAAGCCTTAGCAATTGCCATAGTAGCGGCAGTAATTTACGTTGTGATAGCGTTGATTCTATGGCTGATCGGAATCGGTATAGGCTTGTTACCCATCGGAACAGGCTTCTTTAATATTTAAGCCTCAACCTTTTTCTTTTGCTTGAGAAAACAGCTAGCACTTGTGCTAAAAAGCTTTTATTGCTCTGCGGTAGACCTATCCCCCTATTTAAAGGCGGGATTTTCAAATGCTTTTTAGCTGAAAAAAGCGCCAATAGTGACCTACCCCCTATAGGTTTCTGCAATGAGTTTCTAATAGACGACAAATAGGTTGGTGAGCACTTGTCGACTGACTAAGATAGGGACCAGTGTAATGACCAGTTATGTTATTGTTTGGTTCCAGTAGTATACTTTACTATAGTTTCCAAGCAATGCCTCGATATATTCGGGTTCGTCATAGAATATGTCTAATTTTGAATCGAATTTTGCGGTTAGAGTTACCACGTCGTTGTAGATTTTTGGCGATAACTCATCAGCAGGGAAAAAGCCCCAAATGTTGTCGGTGGGGCTACGAAAGCCAAATCCGTAATCCTTAGGTACGATGTAGGCGACTTCTGGGTGGCGGGAGCCAAAACTTTCAGGGTTGGTGTGCATCGTGTTCCAAAACCTCTCCAAGGCATCAAAGTGGTCATCAGTTAACGTGCCGTAATCTGTGACATGGGGGTAACTGAAAACAATCGCGTACTTGGCTCCAGCACTGTAAGCCAACGCCAAATCAGCATAAAGCTCCTCACCGCTCTCAAGATAAGGCTCTTGCTCATACTTCCAAGTGACAATAACACCCCAATCTTTATCAAACGCTCGTGCTGCGCCCCGGCACAAGGCGATATGGCGCTCTCTGCTCTCGTTGCCTACAAACTCGGCGAAAATTGTGGTGTATTTGGCTTTGTAATCAAACCAGTATAGTGCGTAATCGGCAGTAAAAATTCTTGGCGCGAAATTAAGATAATAATCAGGAAAAACCGACAAATTACCGACGTAAACTTCAGCAATTTGGCTGTAACCCCAGCTCGGCGCTATCACCGTATTATTAATCAGTCGTGTTTCGTCGTCAAGCTGGTTACCGCCTGGTTCATCATACCTATAAACGCCCAAAAACTTGTCTCCATACTTCATGCTTGCCTCCGCTAACCACACTGAAGTATTATAATCGTACCTGTATAAGCTCGTAAACTGCACAATAAGATTCAAATCGGCAGCAACCACGTAGTCAGAAGCCTCATCTAACGCTGTTTTGTTAAACGTCAAACCGCTCAAGCCAATGATAAAAAGGTTAGTGTAATCCTTAACCTTATCAACCAAAAGCTTCACTTCAGCAACATCATTGCCATGGTCACCATAAGCATATTCTACGCCCACATAGAACTCCCTAAGTGACGCGCGTGAGCCCAAGAAATTAGCAGCAAAAAAAAGAGCCGCCACAACAAGCACAACAAGCACAATGCCAAATAAGATAACAAATTTACGGTTCAACAGGCTCACTTGCATAGATAAACAAAAACTAACATATTAAAAGGTTAACACTATAAAACACAAAGATACCCTGACAGTGTTGCCGACCAGTGTTAGCGGTACCTGCCAATCAGTTCGCCCTTAGCGAGAATGTGTCCTTGCATAGCCTTCTCTAAATCCTTCTTTTTTGAATTAGCGCTTATACCAAGCATTGTATCTAGTGCGTACACTCTAAAGGTATATCGGTGAGAGCCTGAAGGTGGACACGGCGGATAATAACCGTGTCCTCGGGCGGTATTTAGTCCTACCGTTCCTGGAACTGAGTCCTCAGCAATCTTGTTTGTTGATGGTGGAATATTCCAGACTACCCAATGGTCAAACATGCCCTCCACGGCATCAGGGTCTTCAAAAATTAATGCAAGGCTTTTTGTTCCCTCGGGAATGCCTTCAATGGTTAATGGTGGATTGATGCCTTCGCCATCGCAAGTGTATTTTTGGGGGATTCTTTTGTTGTGCTCGAACGCAGGGCTTTTAAGAACTAAAGCGCTCATTAGAATTACCTCTATTCAAATGTGTATTGTTTTGAAATAAAAACTTGATGCAAGGTTAAACTCGCTTAAGTTTTTAAGAACCCTCAAGCTTGTGCCTGCTTGCCCACAAGAGCCCAGACAAAACAAATGCAAACCCCAAATATTGCATATACATTAAAGGACTATCTGGACTGGTTGGGAAATAGTTGAAAAACGAATAGCCAATTAGCTTGTCTGGTTCAACTCTAAAAAGCAAATAGTCAGACAAAGAAAGTTGATGCGCATAATACATGTTAGTAATTATTGGAGCTACAAGCAGCAACAACCCAGCAAAAGCGACGGAGAAAAACAAAATCTTTCTCAGCCTATTTTGCGATTTAACCGTACGAAACAGGAAAACACTTTTGCTTGCCAGTGATGCGGCCAGCAGACTAAAGTAGGGCAAGGCTTGGTAATCGTACTTAACCGCGCTAG
This genomic stretch from Candidatus Bathyarchaeota archaeon harbors:
- a CDS encoding secondary thiamine-phosphate synthase enzyme YjbQ; translation: MTDFKVVNKTYHFRTKGEIDFIDLSDQLQEEVARSSIKNGIVHVFAPHATGVLILTENDYALLNDIKVFLEELAPSRGSYQHPSNAHSHLRSMMLPPDKTLPIINGRVEFGTWQSLLFVETDVYARQRTLIIQIMGEQ
- a CDS encoding Lrp/AsnC ligand binding domain-containing protein is translated as MTVLAYVLFKVASGTEREVAQKLTEFDEVLQADIIFGEYDVIALLSTKDLEKLEDFVSDSIRTVPNVLVTSTMIISREYKGKKQKK
- a CDS encoding NAD(P)H-hydrate dehydratase, which codes for MQTKNKTYITSRDMRALETNAEYFSISLLQLMENAGRNIAQEITSRFSKEKKVLIFCGLGGNGGDGFVAARHLLAAGHNVEVVLVGRSRDISHEAALKNFVALQSLQDSVPVYEVTDSTLIPKVTADVVVDALLGTGTKGKLKPPISQVVEYINSLKGFKIAVDVPTGIDSDTGDVLGTAVKADLTVTFHKAKAGLEKAKKHVGKLAVADIGLPTEMEQFAGPGDVLLAKKPRASTAHKGDFGRLLVVGGSEVFSGAPTLVSLAALRTGVDIVYLAAPEKTAYSIASMSPDLITIKLEDNNLNPHNIETLKPYLRLVDAVVVGPGLGLNSETTKFVEAFVGEVEAAGKPLLLDADGLKAYANFKRALKVSLVLTPHAGEYAILTGEALPENQKDRISAIQKTAKQLGAVILVKGKVDIVCDSERAKLNFTGNPGMTVGGTGDVLSGIVGGLLAQNGDAFEAAVAGAFVNGAAGDFVASEIGFHMVATDILEWIPKVLDDPMCHVKVRKPSEH
- a CDS encoding DUF367 family protein; translation: MSTEPEAQKPSFPVRIAIYHAAQDDPKKNTALRLSRRGYARIVNKIRFLPKRAIVLNPFGEIAFSPADRERVEQFGLVALDCSWEHAQKVLGKHVRGTSRCLPVLIASNPVNFGKLTKLTTAEAIAAALYIVRFKKESEELLSIFTWGHTFFEVNGMLLDNYVTAKDSAEIVEMQTRLLKGKKCD
- a CDS encoding LysE family translocator; this translates as MEIITNFYLFLASVLLISLTGVLMPGPLFAVTLEKASKSKIAGALIAVGHGIVEFPLMFLIFFVLSQFEIPSLVQVAVGLIGGALMIFMGIQTFRNRHKQETVAINVKRESILAGVYTTAANAGFILWWLTIGTTLILNAQLFGLLGFSIFAGVHWLCDFSWYTVAALLIFKSQRFWTQRTRIGITLFCVAVFIGFGAYFMGSALWSLFA
- a CDS encoding O-acetyl-ADP-ribose deacetylase — its product is MEFKVENATLQLVKGDITDVEADAIVNAANSTLLGGGGVDGAIHRKGGPKILEECKRIRATLWPDGLPTGKAVITSGGNLKAKHVIHTVGPVWLGGFHVEAELLKQAYRNSLKLAVSNGLRTVAFPSISTGAYEYPIEEASLIAVRTVKDFLEKEDRLDRVIFVLFSERDFQIYQKAAESLF
- a CDS encoding hemerythrin domain-containing protein — translated: MPVDMLVIEHKLILQAVEKIKKEIGQIEAAKAANPNYLATAVDFFRTYADRFHHGKEEGILFRALSQRNLNETDQKVMMELMIEHGVARRTVTALDNAKGEYIEGKQEALTHILDLLNTLVKLYPAHIEKEDAHFFYPSMAYFTEKEQNEMQTSFITFNQNFTDKKYQQVIDQLQ
- the dnaJ gene encoding molecular chaperone DnaJ produces the protein MTEKRDYYEVLGVQKNATKDQIKDAYRKLALKYHPDRNKEPGAEDKFKEISEAYAVLSDDQKRQQYDTLGHAGFDQRYTSEDIFRGADFDSIFRDMGFGDLFRTIFGGSPFGEYRQQRNRGEDIAYELKITLQEAAKGTEKEIEIPRTEKCEVCNGTGAAPGTNPKMCPKCHGTGHVENVSQSAFGMYMRMVSACPTCKGKGQLIETPCTNCRGSGLVKKRRKISVKVPPGIDEGYQLRLRGEGEMAPNGGEAGDLYVIVHVLPHPQFVREGDDLWHLAMITYPQAALGAEISVPTIDGETSLKIPAGTQPGEVITLRGKGMPRFRGYGRGDLLVRVGVEVPKKLSSKQRALVEQLAKELGSEAGKKSKFSF
- a CDS encoding YbhB/YbcL family Raf kinase inhibitor-like protein — translated: MSALVLKSPAFEHNKRIPQKYTCDGEGINPPLTIEGIPEGTKSLALIFEDPDAVEGMFDHWVVWNIPPSTNKIAEDSVPGTVGLNTARGHGYYPPCPPSGSHRYTFRVYALDTMLGISANSKKKDLEKAMQGHILAKGELIGRYR